The Cohnella abietis genome has a segment encoding these proteins:
- a CDS encoding ABC transporter ATP-binding protein, which produces MLKLFRFLKPYRWAVAAVMVLILLQSLSELYLPTLMADIINDGVVKGNIPYIWKIGGFMLAVTIVGTIVSITASYVSSRIASGFGRDVRSKTFRHVENFSLQEFDKIGTASLITRTTNDITQVQTVLMMMMRLMVAAPMMCIGGLIMAISKDAHLSLVFVGAIPILALTIFLIASKGIPYFKVMQKKIDKINLVLREGLTGIRVIRSFNRFEHETKRFKEANHDLTQTAIKVNQIMAFMMPMMMLILNFSSIAIIWFGGIRVSEGNMQVGDLMAFLQYAMQIMFSLLMVSMMFVMVPRASASAVRINEVLNTEPVIVGKKGEGNVQGEEQNARGLVEFDNVSFRYPGAETPAIEGISFQASPGEVTAIIGGTGSGKSTLISLIPRFYDIELGAVRIDGSDVRDLSIDELRSKIGLVPQKALLFTGSVSDNIRYGKTDATEDEISQAAITAQANDFITGMPEGYASPISQGGSNLSGGQKQRLSIARALVRKPLIYLFDDSFSALDFKTDAKLRAALRSETTEATVIIVAQRVSTVMDADRILVLDEGRIVGNGNHRELMESCSVYREIVSSQLSEEEIA; this is translated from the coding sequence ATGCTGAAGCTCTTTCGATTTCTAAAGCCTTATCGTTGGGCTGTAGCCGCGGTAATGGTGCTGATTTTGTTGCAGTCATTAAGCGAGCTTTATTTGCCAACCTTGATGGCTGACATCATTAATGATGGCGTAGTAAAAGGAAATATCCCGTACATCTGGAAAATCGGTGGATTCATGCTCGCGGTAACCATTGTAGGAACTATCGTTTCCATTACTGCTAGCTACGTCTCCTCGCGTATCGCTTCCGGCTTTGGCAGAGATGTTCGCAGTAAGACATTTCGTCATGTTGAGAACTTCTCATTACAGGAATTCGATAAGATAGGTACGGCATCACTTATTACTAGAACGACCAACGACATTACTCAGGTGCAGACAGTTCTTATGATGATGATGCGCCTAATGGTAGCCGCGCCAATGATGTGTATCGGTGGTCTAATTATGGCCATATCTAAGGATGCTCATCTGTCGCTCGTTTTCGTAGGAGCTATTCCGATTCTAGCCCTGACGATATTTCTGATTGCGAGTAAAGGTATCCCTTATTTCAAGGTAATGCAGAAGAAAATTGATAAAATTAATTTGGTGCTGCGTGAAGGTTTGACGGGCATCCGGGTTATTCGCTCATTTAATCGTTTCGAGCACGAGACTAAACGTTTTAAAGAAGCGAACCATGATCTGACGCAAACTGCAATTAAAGTGAATCAAATTATGGCGTTCATGATGCCTATGATGATGCTGATTCTTAACTTTTCATCCATTGCGATAATATGGTTTGGAGGAATTAGAGTTAGTGAAGGTAATATGCAGGTTGGCGATCTTATGGCATTTCTGCAATACGCCATGCAAATCATGTTCTCACTTCTGATGGTATCTATGATGTTTGTTATGGTTCCTCGTGCCTCCGCTTCAGCGGTCAGAATTAATGAGGTTCTAAATACGGAGCCTGTTATTGTAGGGAAAAAGGGTGAAGGAAACGTACAAGGGGAAGAGCAGAACGCTCGAGGTTTGGTGGAGTTCGACAATGTGTCATTCCGTTATCCGGGTGCGGAGACGCCAGCCATTGAGGGGATTTCCTTTCAGGCTTCACCTGGAGAGGTAACTGCCATTATTGGAGGAACGGGATCTGGGAAATCAACTTTAATAAGCTTAATACCTAGGTTTTATGATATTGAACTGGGAGCTGTGCGAATAGATGGTAGCGATGTTCGTGATCTGTCTATCGATGAGCTGCGCTCAAAAATTGGACTTGTGCCACAAAAGGCTTTGCTATTCACAGGCTCGGTTTCAGATAATATTCGCTATGGCAAAACGGATGCTACAGAAGATGAAATTAGCCAAGCGGCCATAACTGCGCAGGCGAATGATTTCATTACGGGAATGCCTGAGGGGTATGCTTCACCCATCTCTCAGGGTGGATCGAATTTGTCCGGCGGACAGAAGCAACGCTTGTCTATTGCCAGAGCTCTTGTCCGGAAACCGTTAATTTATTTGTTCGATGACAGCTTCTCCGCGCTAGACTTCAAGACAGATGCGAAGCTACGTGCAGCGTTAAGAAGTGAAACGACAGAAGCGACGGTTATCATTGTAGCTCAACGGGTGAGCACGGTTATGGATGCCGATCGGATTCTCGTGTTGGATGAGGGACGAATCGTTGGTAATGGGAATCATCGGGAATTGATGGAAAGCTGCAGCGTCTACCGCGAGATTGTTTCTTCGCAGCTATCCGAGGAGGAAATCGCATGA
- a CDS encoding RluA family pseudouridine synthase, with the protein MINRKVTPSEGGKRLHRYLRSLMPNIPLGQIYKMIDNGKVKVNGKRKNQNYELVAGDELVLYVEEAAYQEASIGQKKTKYVGVNANINVIYEDAELMVVNKPVGMLTHPDQADQKDTLVNRVHAYLYRKGELDSPLFMPATANRLDRNTSGIILVGKTAGMLHQLNQWIQKHELQKYYVTIVEGRLEGEGILSGELIRDEKKNRTHVVGDKTNIERHGGADQVKSAETRYRVLQTGNAYSLVEIELISGRTHQIRTHFQDIGHSLLGDIKYGGKRFGDVNYQLLHAWRIVLPGEREFKAPLPSEMRVVAERIGLHVNL; encoded by the coding sequence ATGATTAATCGCAAGGTTACCCCGTCGGAAGGCGGTAAAAGGCTACATAGATATCTAAGAAGCTTAATGCCGAATATCCCATTAGGACAAATATATAAGATGATTGATAATGGGAAAGTAAAGGTAAATGGTAAAAGGAAAAATCAGAACTACGAGCTTGTCGCTGGTGATGAGTTAGTTCTTTATGTTGAAGAAGCAGCCTATCAGGAAGCCAGTATTGGTCAGAAGAAGACGAAATACGTAGGAGTTAATGCTAACATTAATGTCATATACGAGGATGCAGAGCTTATGGTCGTGAATAAGCCAGTTGGAATGCTTACGCATCCCGATCAGGCGGATCAGAAAGATACGCTCGTTAATCGTGTACATGCTTACCTATATCGTAAGGGTGAACTAGATAGCCCTTTATTCATGCCTGCTACAGCGAATCGACTTGATCGGAACACAAGTGGTATCATCCTTGTGGGTAAGACTGCGGGGATGCTGCATCAATTAAATCAATGGATTCAGAAGCATGAGCTCCAGAAGTATTACGTAACAATCGTTGAGGGTCGTCTGGAGGGTGAAGGAATACTATCCGGCGAGCTAATTCGCGATGAGAAAAAAAATCGTACACATGTCGTTGGTGATAAAACGAACATCGAACGTCATGGCGGAGCGGATCAGGTGAAGTCAGCAGAAACTCGGTATCGCGTGCTGCAGACGGGCAATGCCTACTCATTGGTGGAGATCGAGCTTATAAGCGGGCGAACCCACCAAATACGTACCCATTTTCAGGATATCGGACATTCACTTCTAGGTGACATTAAGTATGGTGGAAAACGTTTCGGTGACGTGAATTATCAATTGCTTCATGCTTGGCGTATCGTTCTTCCAGGTGAAAGGGAGTTCAAAGCCCCTTTGCCATCGGAAATGCGTGTTGTCGCGGAACGAATTGGATTGCATGTGAATTTGTAG
- a CDS encoding helix-turn-helix transcriptional regulator, giving the protein MNIELTVRQLTIIDIIKKHAPITGEQIAECLGISRPTIRSDLSVLVMLGYIDAKPKVGYFLGKVMTSEGQQSEKLMNLKVRDVMNRPVVIVESATVNDAVISLFVENTGFLTVTDEQGALTGMVSLKDLLKVTLGNPNAAAIPISMVMTRAPRLALVSPDDTVLEAAKKMLHHQVGGMPVVVSHGDHNRLEVVGRITKTNMTQALVDLTSGFIAE; this is encoded by the coding sequence ATCAATATCGAACTCACAGTAAGACAACTAACGATTATCGATATAATTAAAAAGCATGCCCCAATCACCGGCGAGCAAATCGCCGAGTGCTTGGGAATCAGCCGTCCGACCATCAGGTCGGATTTGTCTGTGTTAGTCATGCTTGGCTACATTGATGCTAAGCCTAAGGTAGGCTATTTTCTAGGGAAAGTCATGACATCTGAAGGCCAGCAGAGCGAGAAGCTCATGAATCTGAAGGTCAGAGATGTTATGAATCGACCTGTAGTCATTGTAGAGAGCGCCACGGTAAACGATGCTGTCATCTCTTTATTCGTAGAGAATACCGGTTTCTTGACGGTTACAGACGAGCAGGGAGCTCTCACGGGCATGGTATCCCTTAAGGATTTGCTTAAAGTAACGTTGGGCAATCCGAATGCGGCGGCCATCCCAATTAGTATGGTGATGACAAGAGCGCCTCGCCTTGCATTGGTTTCTCCAGATGATACGGTGCTCGAAGCTGCCAAAAAAATGCTGCATCATCAAGTAGGGGGTATGCCGGTTGTTGTCTCTCACGGTGACCACAACCGCTTAGAGGTGGTCGGGCGAATTACCAAAACCAACATGACACAGGCGTTGGTGGACTTGACCTCGGGGTTTATCGCTGAGTAG
- a CDS encoding quaternary amine ABC transporter ATP-binding protein, whose amino-acid sequence MAIVEVKDLTKIFGAEPDKALALLAQGLSKKEIFEKTKHTIGVNKVSFHIEEGEIFVIMGLSGSGKSTLVRLLNRLIEPTSGSVLIKGKNIVSMNPQQLRDVRRQSMAMVFQKFALFPHKSIVENIEYGLEIKGMEKQTRRDKALHSLQLVGLQGLENSYPDQLSGGMQQRVGLARALANEPDILLMDEAFSALDPLIRRDMQDELLELQQNLKKTIIFITHDLDEALRIGDRVALMRDGSVVQIGTPEEIMINPANKYVARFVEDVDLSKVLTASHVMRRPETISPDRGPRVALQLMHESGVSNLYVVDKSKRLIGAISAEDASEAIRKGQSLMDIVVRDVPVFRPDQLLNELFEVVGNTRIPAAVVGENGRLLGIIIRGAVLAALTSSTPNVEVGGDQNA is encoded by the coding sequence ATGGCTATCGTAGAAGTGAAGGATTTAACTAAAATTTTTGGAGCTGAGCCCGACAAGGCACTGGCCTTACTCGCGCAAGGACTATCCAAAAAGGAAATTTTCGAGAAAACGAAACACACAATTGGGGTTAACAAGGTTAGCTTCCATATTGAAGAAGGTGAAATTTTCGTCATTATGGGGCTTTCCGGCAGCGGAAAATCCACTTTAGTGCGCTTGCTCAACCGGTTGATTGAACCGACAAGTGGAAGCGTCTTGATTAAGGGGAAAAATATCGTTTCTATGAATCCTCAGCAGCTGAGGGATGTTCGACGTCAAAGCATGGCTATGGTATTTCAGAAATTCGCCTTATTCCCTCACAAGAGCATCGTAGAGAACATTGAATACGGCTTAGAGATTAAAGGCATGGAGAAACAGACCCGGCGCGACAAAGCATTACATTCTCTCCAACTCGTTGGCCTACAAGGATTAGAAAATAGTTACCCTGACCAGCTAAGCGGAGGTATGCAGCAGCGTGTCGGACTGGCTAGAGCCTTAGCCAATGAACCGGATATTCTCTTAATGGACGAAGCCTTCAGCGCTCTTGATCCGCTTATCCGTAGAGACATGCAGGACGAGCTGCTGGAGCTTCAACAAAATTTGAAAAAAACGATTATTTTCATCACCCACGATCTCGATGAAGCACTTCGAATAGGTGACCGGGTAGCCCTGATGCGAGATGGCTCTGTCGTACAGATCGGTACTCCAGAAGAAATTATGATCAATCCCGCCAATAAATATGTAGCCCGATTCGTCGAGGATGTTGATTTGTCTAAGGTGCTTACTGCATCCCACGTTATGCGCAGACCTGAAACGATTAGCCCTGATCGCGGCCCTCGGGTCGCACTTCAGCTCATGCATGAAAGCGGGGTTTCTAATCTCTATGTCGTAGACAAATCCAAAAGGCTAATAGGCGCCATCTCAGCCGAGGATGCATCAGAAGCTATTCGTAAAGGACAAAGCTTAATGGATATCGTAGTCCGTGATGTGCCTGTTTTTCGTCCTGATCAGCTATTAAACGAGCTATTCGAGGTCGTTGGAAACACGCGTATTCCAGCAGCTGTAGTGGGAGAAAACGGAAGACTTCTTGGCATCATAATACGTGGCGCAGTTCTTGCTGCCCTCACCAGCAGTACGCCCAATGTCGAAGTAGGAGGTGATCAGAATGCCTAA
- the fsa gene encoding fructose-6-phosphate aldolase, producing MKFYLDTGNVEEIKRIVKLGLVDGVTTNPSLIAKEGRIFKDVIKEICAIVEGPVSAEVISLDVEGMLKEAHEIAQWAPNVVIKLPMTEAGLEATHQLSQEGIKTNVTLIFSVAQGLLAAKAGATYISPFVGRLDDIGVDGMALVRNLRQVLDQYGLASEIIAASIRHIGHFEQAALAGAHIATIPGTLLPVLWKHPLTDNGIDRFLKDWEKVPKVQG from the coding sequence ATGAAATTTTATTTGGATACAGGCAATGTGGAAGAGATCAAAAGAATCGTTAAACTCGGCTTGGTGGATGGCGTTACAACGAATCCGAGCCTGATCGCTAAAGAAGGCCGTATTTTCAAAGATGTGATCAAGGAAATCTGTGCTATCGTAGAAGGACCAGTTAGCGCAGAGGTTATTAGTCTCGATGTAGAAGGCATGCTGAAGGAAGCACATGAAATCGCACAATGGGCACCGAACGTTGTCATTAAGCTTCCGATGACCGAAGCGGGGTTAGAAGCTACGCATCAGCTATCTCAAGAAGGCATCAAAACGAACGTTACGCTGATCTTCAGTGTTGCACAAGGATTATTGGCTGCCAAAGCAGGCGCTACTTATATTAGTCCTTTCGTTGGCCGTTTAGATGATATCGGCGTTGATGGTATGGCACTTGTAAGAAACCTTCGCCAAGTATTGGATCAATATGGACTAGCTTCCGAAATTATTGCGGCAAGTATTCGTCATATTGGACATTTCGAGCAGGCTGCTTTGGCTGGAGCTCATATTGCTACAATTCCTGGAACATTGCTCCCTGTACTATGGAAGCATCCGTTGACGGATAATGGTATCGATCGTTTCCTTAAGGACTGGGAGAAGGTTCCAAAGGTACAAGGCTAA
- the add gene encoding adenosine deaminase has product MDMSRLLKILPKVDLHVHLDGCIKPDTLIKLANDQGKSLPSYDTEELIPLVQVVEDCPNLTEYLSKFDFVLPFLQTGEALEQTAYEAVEQAHEHNIKYIEVRFAPLLHRENGLTTDDTIHHVIEGLKRGEASFGIKSRVIAICMRNHTVEENLQVIEAASHFIGHGLVAVDLAGDETSFPAALFREVFELAQNLNIPITIHAGEAAGPSNIEEAAIRLGAQRIGHGVRLNEDKNIFNLIRDQQIPLELCPTSNIQTKAVSGWDAYPIKDYYDQGIICTVNTDNPGVSGTNITKEYQLLTEKFGFTLHEITVLILNGVEASFLPADEKAALKRDFEEILTTLGVYDLTDFSKKLQDDPNG; this is encoded by the coding sequence ATGGATATGTCAAGACTATTAAAGATTTTACCGAAGGTAGATCTGCACGTACATCTTGACGGTTGCATTAAGCCGGATACCTTAATAAAACTCGCCAATGATCAAGGAAAGTCCTTGCCCTCTTACGATACTGAAGAACTAATTCCTCTCGTTCAAGTCGTTGAAGACTGCCCTAATCTTACGGAATACTTGTCGAAGTTCGATTTCGTGTTACCCTTTCTTCAAACAGGCGAAGCATTGGAGCAGACTGCCTATGAGGCTGTAGAGCAAGCACATGAACATAACATTAAATATATCGAGGTTCGTTTTGCCCCGCTGCTCCACCGCGAAAATGGACTAACTACCGATGATACCATTCACCATGTTATTGAAGGATTAAAGCGAGGCGAAGCAAGCTTCGGGATCAAATCCCGGGTTATCGCCATCTGTATGAGAAACCATACGGTCGAGGAAAACCTGCAGGTTATCGAAGCCGCATCCCACTTCATTGGTCATGGTCTTGTAGCTGTCGATTTGGCTGGAGACGAAACGTCATTTCCCGCAGCATTGTTCAGAGAAGTGTTTGAGCTTGCGCAAAACCTCAACATCCCAATCACGATTCATGCAGGCGAAGCCGCTGGTCCCTCAAACATTGAAGAAGCAGCTATCCGACTAGGAGCTCAGAGAATCGGACACGGTGTGAGATTGAACGAAGACAAAAATATATTCAACTTAATTCGGGATCAACAAATTCCCCTTGAGCTTTGTCCGACAAGCAACATCCAGACCAAAGCAGTCAGCGGTTGGGACGCTTATCCCATAAAGGATTATTACGATCAAGGGATTATTTGTACGGTTAATACTGATAACCCTGGTGTATCCGGAACAAATATAACAAAGGAATATCAGCTGCTCACGGAGAAATTCGGATTTACCTTGCACGAAATTACCGTACTCATTTTAAATGGAGTCGAGGCATCTTTCCTCCCTGCCGACGAGAAGGCCGCTTTAAAACGAGATTTCGAAGAAATACTAACTACATTAGGCGTATATGACTTAACTGATTTTTCGAAGAAACTACAAGATGACCCAAATGGGTAA
- a CDS encoding pyruvate, water dikinase regulatory protein: protein MSEQFQKVIFVCSDAVGETAEAVARATARQFATEQVKIKRYGNIKHEDEIKSIIHEALQAGGFIAYTLVQPELRETMREETIKLGVRAIDVMGPMMQAFIDTFNDSPKYKPGLLHEMDENYYRKIEAVEFAVKYDDGKDARGLLQAQVVLVGVSRTSKTPLSIYLAHKGIKTANYPLTIEVKPPQELFTATNLVVGLSMQPERLLKIRTERLKALGLPSQANYASMDRIEKELKFASDIMERLKCPIIDVTEKAIEETSGLIMELLVP, encoded by the coding sequence ATGTCGGAGCAATTTCAGAAGGTTATATTTGTATGCTCAGATGCAGTCGGGGAAACTGCAGAAGCCGTTGCGAGAGCGACGGCGCGTCAATTCGCTACCGAGCAGGTCAAAATAAAAAGATATGGCAATATCAAGCACGAGGATGAGATTAAATCCATCATTCATGAAGCATTGCAGGCTGGTGGCTTTATTGCCTATACGCTTGTTCAGCCCGAGCTGCGTGAGACTATGCGTGAAGAAACGATAAAACTCGGTGTCCGAGCTATCGACGTGATGGGGCCGATGATGCAAGCCTTTATTGATACGTTTAATGATTCCCCTAAGTACAAGCCTGGATTGCTGCATGAGATGGACGAGAACTATTATCGGAAAATAGAGGCAGTTGAGTTTGCAGTTAAGTATGATGACGGTAAAGATGCACGAGGTCTGCTGCAAGCCCAAGTCGTGCTTGTAGGAGTGTCCCGTACATCCAAAACGCCACTTAGCATCTACTTAGCTCACAAAGGGATTAAGACAGCCAACTATCCGTTAACGATTGAGGTTAAGCCGCCGCAGGAGCTGTTCACGGCAACCAATCTTGTCGTTGGTCTATCGATGCAGCCGGAAAGGCTGCTTAAAATTCGTACGGAACGTCTCAAGGCATTAGGCCTACCTAGCCAAGCGAACTATGCATCTATGGATCGTATCGAGAAAGAGCTGAAATTCGCCTCTGACATTATGGAGAGGCTGAAATGTCCGATTATTGATGTAACAGAAAAGGCTATAGAAGAGACTTCAGGGCTCATTATGGAATTATTGGTTCCTTAA
- a CDS encoding glycine betaine ABC transporter substrate-binding protein, producing MPKLPLDRWVEGIVDWLAINLSFIFDLLSSVIGGTVDAFSNLFHILPAWVVIILLAALAYRLGRWTLALFAIIGLVLIWNLGYWDSTMDTSALVLTASLLSIIVGLPLGIACARSRKLQSILTPLLDFMQTMPAFVYLIPAVTFFGLGVVPGVIASVIFSISPTIRLTNLGIQQVPEDLIEAANAFGSTPRQKLLQVQLPLAMPNIMAGINQTIMLSLSMVVIASMIGAQGVGADVYRSVTQLNTGKGFEAGLAIVILAILLDRMSQKVITPNRRGKKQGFKKAITISISLIIILVASWAYTYIENGSSKSGNRVGDQVGYRIIGIDPGSGLMKASAKAIEDYELAEWKLLEGSGTAMTAALDKAYKAKEPIIVTAWTPHWMFVKYDLKYLEDPKQSFGGSEQIHTIVRLNLNKDHPTAYRFMDQFNWKPADMEKVMILISGGATPDEAAAQWVKENPDLVQSWIKDIPAVSGQKLKLAYVAWDSEIASTHVIKNVLENKLGYKVDMLQVEIGPMWAGIANGDADAMIAAWLPTTSIDYYNKYKGKFEDLGPNLSGTKLGFVVPKYMDIDSIEDLKK from the coding sequence ATGCCTAAACTTCCGTTAGATCGCTGGGTCGAAGGTATCGTTGATTGGCTCGCAATAAATTTAAGCTTTATATTTGATCTTCTTTCCTCTGTTATCGGAGGAACGGTAGATGCATTTTCTAATCTTTTTCACATCTTGCCGGCTTGGGTTGTCATTATCTTACTCGCAGCTTTAGCTTATCGTCTTGGACGTTGGACATTAGCATTGTTTGCAATCATTGGTCTGGTTCTTATTTGGAATTTGGGCTATTGGGATTCAACTATGGACACCTCAGCGTTAGTTCTAACTGCATCCTTGCTCTCTATAATAGTCGGACTTCCACTTGGCATAGCCTGCGCCAGAAGCCGCAAGCTGCAAAGTATCTTAACTCCCCTGCTGGATTTCATGCAAACGATGCCGGCTTTCGTTTATTTAATTCCTGCGGTAACCTTTTTCGGCTTAGGCGTTGTTCCTGGTGTCATTGCTTCTGTCATATTCTCGATATCACCTACAATCCGCTTAACCAATCTGGGAATTCAACAGGTGCCTGAAGATTTAATTGAAGCGGCTAATGCTTTTGGGTCTACTCCTCGCCAGAAGCTGCTGCAGGTTCAACTCCCCTTAGCTATGCCTAACATTATGGCGGGAATCAATCAGACGATTATGCTTTCCTTGTCCATGGTCGTTATCGCCTCTATGATTGGTGCGCAAGGGGTTGGGGCAGATGTCTATCGGTCGGTTACCCAGCTTAATACAGGTAAAGGCTTTGAAGCCGGGCTAGCCATTGTCATTCTTGCTATTCTACTCGACCGAATGTCGCAAAAAGTAATTACCCCTAATCGTCGAGGAAAAAAACAAGGGTTCAAGAAGGCAATTACGATTTCAATCAGCCTGATCATTATTCTTGTCGCATCCTGGGCTTACACATACATCGAGAACGGTAGTAGTAAAAGTGGGAATCGAGTAGGAGATCAAGTCGGCTATCGAATTATCGGTATTGATCCCGGATCTGGCTTGATGAAAGCTTCGGCTAAAGCCATTGAAGATTACGAGCTAGCTGAGTGGAAGCTGCTAGAGGGCTCCGGCACAGCGATGACAGCCGCCCTAGACAAAGCATATAAAGCCAAAGAGCCAATCATCGTAACGGCGTGGACGCCCCATTGGATGTTCGTTAAATACGACCTGAAGTATTTGGAAGATCCTAAACAATCATTCGGAGGAAGCGAGCAAATACATACGATCGTTCGCCTAAACCTGAACAAAGACCATCCTACAGCGTACCGCTTCATGGACCAATTTAATTGGAAGCCTGCTGATATGGAGAAGGTCATGATTCTCATAAGTGGAGGAGCAACACCAGATGAAGCAGCAGCTCAGTGGGTGAAGGAAAACCCTGATTTGGTCCAATCGTGGATCAAGGACATTCCTGCCGTCTCGGGTCAAAAGCTTAAGCTTGCTTATGTCGCATGGGATTCGGAAATTGCGAGTACCCACGTCATCAAAAATGTTCTGGAAAACAAGCTGGGGTACAAAGTGGATATGCTGCAAGTAGAGATTGGCCCGATGTGGGCTGGAATTGCTAATGGAGATGCAGACGCCATGATCGCTGCTTGGCTCCCAACAACCTCCATTGATTATTATAATAAGTATAAAGGAAAGTTCGAGGATTTAGGTCCAAACCTCTCAGGAACTAAGCTTGGTTTCGTCGTACCGAAGTATATGGACATCGACTCGATTGAAGATCTGAAGAAATAA
- a CDS encoding DUF3817 domain-containing protein — protein sequence MLSTPIKRLRFIGYFEAGSFLILLLIAMPLKYAFDTPEPVKIVGIIHGFLFALYLLAILNAFIARKLSLGMSLVAVIAAFLPFGPVLLDRKIR from the coding sequence ATGCTCAGCACACCAATCAAACGATTACGGTTTATCGGTTATTTCGAAGCAGGATCTTTCTTGATCCTGCTCTTGATTGCAATGCCTCTTAAATATGCATTTGATACTCCTGAACCTGTTAAAATAGTCGGAATCATTCATGGCTTTTTATTCGCGCTGTATTTATTAGCCATTCTCAATGCTTTTATCGCACGCAAGCTTTCTTTAGGAATGTCACTAGTGGCAGTCATAGCTGCTTTTCTGCCCTTTGGTCCTGTTTTATTGGACCGTAAGATTCGTTAA